The Pedococcus aerophilus nucleotide sequence TCTGCATCACGGCCAGCGTGTGGTCGAACGTCTCGAGGTACCGCACCAGCGAACCCGAGTCCGCGCTCTCGCGGAACCACGCACCGAGGCTCTCGGCGTCGGTCGCCGGCAGCGCGTCATACCCGACCTGCTCGGCGATCTCGATGATCGTCTGCGGCCGGAGCCCACCGTCGAGGTGGTCGTGCAGCAGCGCCTTGGGCGCACGCAGCACGAGGTCATCGACCGAGCCGGGCTCGGGTGCGGCGGCGGACGTCGCGTCGTTCTTGTCCTTGCGGCCGAAGATCATTCGCCCTCCTCCTCACGGCCGACGGTCTCGGGAGAGAACGCTGGCAGGCAGACGGCGACGTACTCCGCGCCGTCCTCGCCGGTGGAGTAGCGGATCCGCTCCCCCGCCCTGGTGATGACGCTCTGGCCGGCCTCGACGCGCAGCTGACCACCGTCGTGGTCGAGCAGGACCGCACCGGCGAGGACGAGGGTGATCTCGTCGAACTGCGG carries:
- a CDS encoding cupin, with the translated sequence MPQLISTPTTIPVPGGKVIDEHVGRVTTGTDAVSVAHMKAPADWSEPFQTPQFDEITLVLAGAVLLDHDGGQLRVEAGQSVITRAGERIRYSTGEDGAEYVAVCLPAFSPETVGREEEGE